In one Thermoplasmataceae archaeon genomic region, the following are encoded:
- a CDS encoding DEAD/DEAH box helicase, whose protein sequence is MTKFEEFNLKEQLVKALDSMGFATPTEVQERAIPIALEGKDIVVKSKTGTGKTGAFLIPIIQKLSPKDKMAATVIVPTRELAIQVFDVFQKMSAGSGIKGCLVYGGASINVQIDSLRRLPNFVVGTPGRIIDLMERGELKVNHTKILILDEADMMLDLGFIEDIEYIMSIMPSEKQIMLFSATIPDRIAGLSKKYMEDPHYLNISQDKELTVNSISHRYALSERSSKLQTLLTFIREYKPRKSIIFSDTKRNADFLYRALVKQGYKASVMHGDLSQSQREKALQAFRRNSQFLVATNVASRGLDITDVSDIINYDTPSEPYVYVHRVGRSARMGADGSAFSIVSPDESVLIRDIERSVKIRIKHIELDSQIRAAVSKEMVNVTQNHYGDRRDTRRTGFSRNRERNRPSYRNEKKGVDFSYGDYSDRPYTGE, encoded by the coding sequence ATGACGAAATTCGAGGAATTTAACTTAAAGGAACAATTGGTAAAGGCACTTGACAGCATGGGATTCGCAACACCAACTGAAGTTCAGGAGAGGGCAATACCCATTGCCCTGGAAGGCAAGGATATTGTAGTAAAATCAAAAACAGGCACTGGAAAGACCGGCGCCTTTCTTATTCCGATAATCCAAAAACTCAGCCCCAAGGATAAAATGGCTGCCACCGTAATAGTGCCAACGAGAGAGCTGGCAATACAGGTATTTGACGTTTTCCAGAAAATGTCAGCAGGATCCGGCATAAAGGGATGCCTTGTCTATGGCGGCGCATCCATAAATGTTCAGATAGATTCGCTCAGGAGACTTCCAAACTTTGTTGTTGGCACCCCGGGCAGAATAATAGACCTGATGGAAAGAGGAGAGCTAAAGGTAAACCACACAAAGATACTGATACTTGACGAAGCCGACATGATGCTTGATCTTGGGTTTATAGAGGACATTGAGTACATTATGTCGATAATGCCCTCGGAAAAGCAAATAATGCTTTTTTCAGCCACAATACCGGACAGGATAGCCGGGCTATCTAAGAAGTACATGGAAGATCCTCACTACCTCAATATCAGCCAGGACAAGGAGCTGACAGTCAACTCAATATCGCACAGGTATGCACTTTCAGAGAGATCATCCAAACTGCAGACGCTCCTGACATTCATACGTGAATATAAACCTAGAAAGTCTATAATCTTCTCCGACACGAAGAGGAATGCAGACTTTCTGTACAGAGCACTGGTGAAGCAGGGATACAAAGCGTCTGTGATGCACGGGGATCTTTCCCAGTCGCAGCGGGAGAAGGCACTTCAGGCATTCAGGAGAAATTCGCAGTTTCTTGTTGCCACTAATGTGGCGTCCAGGGGGCTCGACATTACAGATGTGTCAGATATTATTAATTATGACACGCCGTCGGAACCATATGTTTATGTCCACAGAGTTGGAAGATCCGCAAGAATGGGCGCGGATGGTTCAGCATTTTCGATTGTCAGTCCGGACGAGTCTGTCCTTATTAGGGACATCGAACGCTCAGTGAAGATAAGAATTAAGCACATAGAACTGGACAGCCAGATAAGGGCCGCAGTTTCCAAGGAAATGGTAAATGTAACGCAAAACCACTATGGTGACAGGCGGGATACTAGGAGAACCGGCTTCAGCAGAAACAGGGAGAGAAACCGGCCGAGCTATAGGAACGAGAAGAAAGGCGTCGATTTTAGTTATGGCGATTATTCCGATCGTCCTTATACCGGAGAATAA